DNA from candidate division WOR-3 bacterium:
GACAATAAGTCGGTCCTTTTATTATGAACAGATTGGGTTTACGAACAATTATTTATTTTCTAATCAAATGAATCGTATTTTTTTATACTTTGCGGTTAAAATTAATTACAGCCGTATCGTAAAATGTAGTTAAATTTTCAATTTTTCTCTGGCTTTATACCTTTCTATCAAAAATTTTTATCTTTATTAATCTATGACTTCTCTTAAGTTAGGAGATTTGAGTTTATGTTATGTATTTACTTATATTTTTACTTCTCAACATTCAGTTATCACTGCTCATCATTTCAGCATCAGCATCTTTCTTTGCATCTTATTGTCATCGGTTTTCAGAACATAGAAATAGATGCCTTGTCGAACTCTTTTATTATGATTATCAGTGCCATCCCAGTTTGCACTATATGTACCTGCTTCTTTTTGTTCTTTAACTAAATGTTTAATCAATGTTCCGGAAGCATCGTAAATAGAAATTAAGACATTGCTTTTTTGTGGTAGGGAGTATTGTATTGTTGTTTGGTTTATGAAGGGATTAGGAATTGCATTTAGCGTGAGGAGATTTTTTGTAGGCAAGAGCAGTTTTTCTTCTATACCGGCAGTTTGGACATATTTAATTGTTACACAGTCACCACTGCTTGTGCCAGTCACATAGACATAACCTTGGTTATCTACTTCTAAATCAGCAGCACCGTCACTGGCGTTATTCGGACTATTATATCTTATTACCCATTGTTGAACTCCATTAGAGTTATATTTAACTGTGGCATAATCGTGCGATGTGCCTCCACCATAACTTTTACCCGTGACATAGAGATTACCTGCGTTGTCGATTGCGATCGCAGTTGACTTATCTTCTCCATTGGCTGGTCCATTATATCGTTGTGCCCAAATTTGTGTGCCTGATGCATTATATTTGATGGTGACATAATCGTATACTCCTGCAACCGTGCTCGGACCGGTAACATAAACATTGCCTTGACTATCTACTGTAATATCTGTTCCATAATCATAACTATTATCTGCATTATATCTTTGAACCCACATTTGATTACCAGCGGCGTTGTATTTAATTGTCAAGATATCGCCAACAGTTCCGACACCTTCGCTTTCGCCCGTAATATAGACATTGCTTTGAGCATCAACTGCTATAGCATATGGTTCATCCCAATTATTTCCTGTGCCGTTATATCTTTGAACCCATTGCATTTGTCCTGTAGGATGATATTTAATTGTGACATAATCAGCGGTCGTGCCTATTCCTTCACTTCGGCCAGTCACATAGATATAGTTTGAATCATCAATTGCGATTGCTTTTGCAACATCAGCGCTATTTGCTGTCCCGTTGTATTTACGAACCCATTCAATGTTACCTGAAGGATTATATTTAATTATTAAATAGTCTCGGTTGTTGAGACTATCACTATAACCAACAACATATACATTATTCAAATCATCAACCATTATTGCATTGCCGCAATCTATACCATTACCAAAACCATTATATCTTTGCACCCATTGGATTGTTCCTGATGAATTATATTTAATAGTGGCACAATCATAACCAGTTGCATAACTAAAACTTATGCCTGTAACATAAATATTGCCCAAATTATCAATTGCTATTGCGCTTGCTCGGTCATTACCATTATCAGTGTGGTTATAAGTTTGTGCCCACTGTTCGACACCGTTAGCAGAATATTTGATTGTTATGTAATTAAACCCTTGATTGGAATTATAAGTATAGCCCGTGATATAAACATTTCCAGCGTCATCCACGACTAATGCTTCAGCACCGTCGTCATCATTAGTTATCCCGCTGTATCTTCTTACCCAAGCAGTGTCAATCTGTGAATATAGAAACGAGGGAATAAGTATATTTAAGGAAATACCAAACAACAAAATGATATAGAGTATGTGCAATATATTAAACTTATGACGAGTTAGCATCGGTTTAGTTGTTGTGTTATTTACTGACCAATTAGGGTGTTTAGGATTATCTGTTGAGATTTTGTTTCTGGTATGAGCATAGTTTATCATATTTATTTGTTTTTTCATAGGTGCTCCTTTCCGTGATTCATATTATGTTATTGGTTTAATACTTATTATAGCAATTAAATTTAGTTTTATTAGTTAGTTTTAATATTTTTAATTTTATAATTTTAGTATCTATTTAGACCCTGTCAAGATAATAAAGCAACTCTTTCGATTGTAAAGATATTTACTGTTTTCTTTAATGAAAATAAATAATTAGCAGATAGACTTTTAATTTTATAAATTTATTATTTTTTGAGTTATGTCTTAATGTTCTTATTGACTCTTGGCAAAATTTTTTGTAATGTAGGGTATGAAGATTAGACTGGCTGGTTATAATGTTGATTTGGACCATCTTAAAAAGTTAATTGGCGACCGAACCTTTGAGTTAACCCCGGAAACTTTTAGTGCCGCATATGCTCGGATAAGCCGAAGCCCTAAGCCTATTTCTGAATTAAGAAAAATTGCTCGGAAAGAAATTGCTAAAGCCCGGGAACAGAATCGCCGGGTTATTTTTGAGATGGGACATCATTCAGTAGCTGAACATGCAGTATTTAATTTTGATATTATGAATATTTCTCGTTTAGCGGTAGAATATTTGGAATCTCACCGGTTAATGTCCTATACTGAAGCGTCGCAAAGATATATTCGTTGGCATTCACAATTTATCGTTCCTGAGGAAATAAAAAAGACTAAATTCTTAAAACCATTTCTTAAGACAATAGAAACTCAGATTCAAGGATATGATGTTTTGAGTGAAAAACTTAAATCATTTGAAACTAAACTGACAAAGCCAATTGAGGATGCTCGTTATGTCACTTCATTAGCAATGACAACTCAGTTAGGTGCAACAATGAATGCGCGTAATTTGGAATTGGTTATTAGACGGTGTGCTGCTTCTAAGATTAATGAAGTGAGGATGTTAGGCAAAAAATTATTTGATTGTGCGGTTAAAATTGCGCCTTCAATTCTGCTTTTTTACCAAAAGACTAATTATGACAGCAAAACTTATGACGAACTGAAAAAGAGCTACCAGCAAATTGGAAAACTATCAAAGGCAAAATCGGAAACTAACTCAATTTGCCGGTTAGTTGACTACACAAAAGATGCTGATGAAAAATTGATTGCCGTATTGATTCATAAAACGAGCAATATGTCGTTTCCCTTAGCAATGAGACAAACATTAAGTCTTAACTCAAATCAAAAATTGGAGATTGTAAAAACCGCTTTTAAGTATGCAAATTTTTATGATGCGGCATTAAGAGAATTTGAGCATATTTATTTGACTTTTGAACTAATTTTATCTGCTTCCTGTTTTGCCCAACTCAAACGGCATCGGATGGCAACGATATCAACTCAAGATTACGATTTAAATTTAGGTGTTACGATACCCGAATCGATAAAATTGGCAAAACAACTTGACCTATTTAATAAAATTATTGAAAAGACCGAAAAGACTTATGAAAAAATTCATAAAGAATTGCCCCACATTGCGCCGTATATCTTAACTCAAGCCCATCGCCGACGAGTTTTGCTGACATTAAATATTCGAGAACTATATCATATTGCCCGCTTGCGTATGGACCAAACTGCCCAATGGGATATTAGAGAACTGTCAAGAAAAATGGTTGAACAAGCACAAAAAGTAATGCCGATTTCTTTAGCCTTTTGTTGTGCTAAAGACCAATATGATACATTTTATCAGAAATATTTTAAGGAGAGCCTATGTCAAGAAAAACAGCGATGAGATTTAGATATTATATTATATTTAGATTAAAAAACATTTTTAAGAAAAAGAGTTTTTACGAAGCAACGAAAATGAAATTATTGAGAGATATCTCGGTCTGGACAACTTTAGTTGTGCTCGGCATAAGCAGTTGCTCAAAAGTTATTGTGCCGCCGGCAATTGACCTTAAGCAACATCAAGCAATCGGGATTATTAAATTCAATTGTTCTGAGCCGGGTAATCTGGATGCGTTTGTCACTCAGAAATTCATTCAAGAGATTACTAAAGACCAAAAATCAATTGAGATTATTGAGTTAGGAACCCAAACCGATGTGCTAAATGCAGTTGGCCAATCTGCAATTGGTCCTGATGCGTATAAAGCGATGGGTATAAAATATAATGTAAAAAGTATAATTCTTGGCGATATTGAGATTTCCGATATTAAACCCGAAATTAGTATTGCGCCGGGATTTTCCTATGTTGAAGCCCAAGGTATTATCGAAGCCTCATTGATTGTTCGAATGGTTGAAACGAGTAATGGAGCAACAATTTGGTCTGGCACAACTCGTGATAAACGAGAAGTCGGTTCAATTGGTATCATTGGAGGTAAATTTATGTTTGATGCTGAAGACCCAGAACATTCTTATGGGTCCTTAGTTGATGCGCTGGTGAAAAGAGTGACTAAAGATTTTAAAAATACTTGGTATTGGAAGAGAAAATGCCTATAACTTAAAAATATCCAAAGACTTTAAGAATACTTGGTATTGGAAAAGACCTTGCCTATGATTTGAATACCTAACATTGGAAAAGAAATGCTCATAACTTAAAGAACCCAAAATTTTTGAGCGAGACCTAATAAGAAAAAGATATATATCCAATTTAAGTTTAATATACTGAATTGATTCCAAGGTAGCGTCAAGAATTTTGTGTAAATTCTTTTTTCTTCCATAACAAATCTTGACAATATGCTATTTAATAGTTATGCTATATATTAATATTTTTAATGAAAAATTAAAAGAGATGAGACTTCGTTATGACAAAGGCTCCAGAAGTGGATGCATATTGTAAAAATGAAACAAAGAATTTTTATCATAAGTAGCCTAATTCTTTTGGCGGTCTATTGGAACTGTGGCAATAAGGCGCCAAATAAACCCCAAAAGCCTGACGGACCGTCTTCCGTAATTCCTGGAGTGCCAGATACTTTTTCAACAGTAACTACTGACCCAGAAGGTGATAATGTTAAGTATCAATTTGGCTATAAACCTGAAGGTGGCACAGAATCTTATACTAACTGGAGCGATTTAGTTTCCAGTGGTACTGAATATAAGACTGCAATTACCTTAACGCAACCTGGTAAATATTATTTAAGATGCCAAGCCAAAGACCAAAAAGGGAAAATTTCCAAATGGTCGGATAATTATGAAGTCGCTTGCGGTTATGGAATTCAAAAATGGTTTTTTACCTGCTATGACCAACAATTAGAAGACTATGCCGAGTTCAATAGCACTCCCGCAATTGATGACCAAGGTAATATTTATCTTGGATGCTCAATGGGACATATTCACGCATTAAGACCAAATGGCACTGAACTCTGGCGGTATCCGGTTGATGGTGAAATTACTTCCTCAATAGCCTTGGCAGCTAATGGCACTATTTATGCTTGCACTCGAGAAGGAAAGATTTATGCATTATATTCTAATGGCACTTTAAAATGGCAAAGAAATGTTGGTAGTGAAATTGTCGCAAGTCCAGCAATTGGACAGAATAATGAAGTTTATGTATGTACTATAGATGAAGGACTATTTGCTATTGATGCTAATAACAATTTGAAATGGGTAAAAGATTATATCTTCGGTTTATCCTCAGTGGCAGTTGACCGAGCCCATAATCTCTATGTCGGAAGTTATGAAGGTTTTCTTTTCTCACTTGATAGTTTTGGTGATATGCGCTGGAACGAACCTTTTGATGCTGGTGATGAAATAATCTCTTCGCCGGCAATTACTCCCACGGGTAAAATCTGTTTTGGCACACAAGCCGTAGATAGTAATTTTATTATATTGAATCCTGATGGTACTGTCTTCAAAAAAGTCAGTTTACAAGGCTCGATCTCGGCTTCTCCAGTAATTGGAAGTGATGGCTCAATTTATATTGCCACGGAAGAAGGTGTTTTGTATCGACTTAATGCTAATGGAAATGTTGTTTGGAACATTCAGACCAACGGAAGTTTTGCTTCAAGTCCAGCAGTTGTTAAATATCCGCAACATTCTGAGGATGTTATCTATTTCCGAGTCTCTTGGGCAATGAAGGGTAAAAAATCATCTCATAAAACCTTTCAAGATGAATTAGATACTCTGTTCTACATAAAGTCAGATCGAACAAGACTGGGCACAGCAGTTATTCCGCCTATTCAATATGCGAGTGCTGAACTTATTTCTTCACCCATGGTGGGTTCCGATGGCACAATTTATATTGGTGGTGGATATTATGAACCTGATGAACCCGCAACACCTTACGGCGGAGTCTATGCATTTTCTGGTCGAGGCGTAGTGGCAAATTCCTGTTGGCCATTATTTAGACAAAATAGAAAAAATTCTGGCAGGATTGAATAAAAATGAGAATTTTAATATTAGTACCACATTTTAACCACAAAATACTAACCGGGCTGAAGGAAACGAAAGGACTATTATTAGTGCACGATTTTGACCAAATGAAACCCATCAAAATACCAATGGTTAGAAATTATTCTACAAGAATAGAATGAGCATCAAAATGAAAATACCAGTTCCAGTTCCCGACTTTCCTGCAATCGAAAAAGAAATCTTAAAGTTTTGGGAAGAAAAAAAGATTTTTGAGAAACTACGAACTAAAAATAAAGGCAATAAAAAATTCTCTTTCTTAGATGGTCCAATCACAGCGAATAATCCAATGGGCGTGCATCATGCTTGGGGCCGAACCTATAAAGACCTGTTCCAACGCTATAAAGCAATGCTCGGCTATGACCAAAGATACCAAAACGGATTCGATTGTCAGGGCCTATGGGTTGAAGTTGAAGTGGAACGAGAATTAGGCTTCAATTCCAAGCGCGATATTGAAAACTACGGCATTGCTAATTTTGTTAATAAATGTAAAGAACGAGTGCTGAAATATTCTAAAATCCAAACCCAACAATCAATCCGACTTGGTCAATGGATGGATTGGGATAATTCTTATTATACGATGTCAGATGAAAATAATTATACCATCTGGTATTTCTTAAAAGAATGTCATAAACACAATTGGATTTATAAGGGTCATGATGTTATGCCTTGGTGTCCAAGATGCGGCACTGCGCTCTCAGAACACGAAATTGTAACTGAAGGTTATAAAGAACTCACTCATCCGGCAATCTATCTTAAATTTCCGATAAAAGGTAAAGACAGAGAATATTTATTAGTCTGGACGACAACACCTTGGACCTTATCATCTAATGTCGCTTGTGCAGTACATCCTGATTTATATTATGTCAAAGTTAAAGCAGATACCGATATTTATTATCTCATAAAATCTCGCATCGAAGTGATTAATGGGAAATATCAAATACTGGATGAATTCCTTGGCAAAGAACTTTTAGAAATGGAATATATCGGTCCGTATGATGAATTACCTGCGCAAAAAGATGTTGTGCATAAAGTTATTCCTTGGGATGAAGTCTCAGGAACCGAGGGCACAGGTATTGTCCATATTGCCCCAGGTTGTGGAAAAGAAGATTTTGAACTGGGTAAAGAGTTTAATCTACCTGCCATCGCACCATTAACTGAAGATGGCTATTTTCTTAATAACTTTGGTTTTTTAACCGGGAAAAATGTCAAAGATAGTGCTCAATTAATCTTTGACGATTTACAGAAAAAAGGTATGGTCTATAAGATTGAAGACTATACGCACCGTTATCCCGTATGTTGGCGCTGTGACTCGGAAGTAATCTTCCGATTAGTTGATGAATGGTTTATATCAATGGACGAATTGCGCTATAAGATTATGGATTCTGCTCGACAGGTGCGATGGATACCAGAGTTTGGATTAGAACGAGAATTGGACTGGCTGAGAAATATGCAAGACTGGTGTATCTCCAAAAAACGCTACTGGGGATTAGCATTGCCGATTTACGATTGCCAATGTGGTAAATTTGAAGTCATTGGTGGTAAAGAAGAATTAAAAGAGAGAGCAGTGCGTGGTTGGGAGAAATTTGAAGGCAATTCGCCCCATCGACCTTGGATTGATGAAGTGAAAATCAGATGCAACTACTGTGGCCAAGAAATCTCCCGAATCCTTGATGTCGGTAACCCCTGGCTTGATGCCGGCATAGTACCTTTTTCCACGCTACATTATCTTACTGACCGAAAATACTGGGAGCAATGGTTTCCGGCAGATTTTATCACTGAGTGTTTTCCCGGTCAATTCCGCAACTGGTTTTATGCAATATTAGCAATGAGTACCGTCTTAGAAAACCGCGCACCTTTTAAGACCCTATTAGGACATGCCTTAGTAAAAGATGAGTATGGCGAAGAAATGCATAAAAGTAAAGGCAATGTTATCTGGTTTGATGAAGCTGCGGAGAAGATGGGCGCAGATATAATGCGTTGGATCTTCACAAACCATAACCCTCAGGAAAATCTTCACTTCGGTTATCAGGCGGCATATGAAACAAAAAGAAAACTTTTAACCCTATGGAATATTTATAGTTTTTTTGTCAACTACGCACGCATCGACCAACCAAAACTAC
Protein-coding regions in this window:
- a CDS encoding SBBP repeat-containing protein, whose protein sequence is MKKQINMINYAHTRNKISTDNPKHPNWSVNNTTTKPMLTRHKFNILHILYIILLFGISLNILIPSFLYSQIDTAWVRRYSGITNDDDGAEALVVDDAGNVYITGYTYNSNQGFNYITIKYSANGVEQWAQTYNHTDNGNDRASAIAIDNLGNIYVTGISFSYATGYDCATIKYNSSGTIQWVQRYNGFGNGIDCGNAIMVDDLNNVYVVGYSDSLNNRDYLIIKYNPSGNIEWVRKYNGTANSADVAKAIAIDDSNYIYVTGRSEGIGTTADYVTIKYHPTGQMQWVQRYNGTGNNWDEPYAIAVDAQSNVYITGESEGVGTVGDILTIKYNAAGNQMWVQRYNADNSYDYGTDITVDSQGNVYVTGPSTVAGVYDYVTIKYNASGTQIWAQRYNGPANGEDKSTAIAIDNAGNLYVTGKSYGGGTSHDYATVKYNSNGVQQWVIRYNSPNNASDGAADLEVDNQGYVYVTGTSSGDCVTIKYVQTAGIEEKLLLPTKNLLTLNAIPNPFINQTTIQYSLPQKSNVLISIYDASGTLIKHLVKEQKEAGTYSANWDGTDNHNKRVRQGIYFYVLKTDDNKMQRKMLMLK
- a CDS encoding FAD-dependent thymidylate synthase, with product MKIRLAGYNVDLDHLKKLIGDRTFELTPETFSAAYARISRSPKPISELRKIARKEIAKAREQNRRVIFEMGHHSVAEHAVFNFDIMNISRLAVEYLESHRLMSYTEASQRYIRWHSQFIVPEEIKKTKFLKPFLKTIETQIQGYDVLSEKLKSFETKLTKPIEDARYVTSLAMTTQLGATMNARNLELVIRRCAASKINEVRMLGKKLFDCAVKIAPSILLFYQKTNYDSKTYDELKKSYQQIGKLSKAKSETNSICRLVDYTKDADEKLIAVLIHKTSNMSFPLAMRQTLSLNSNQKLEIVKTAFKYANFYDAALREFEHIYLTFELILSASCFAQLKRHRMATISTQDYDLNLGVTIPESIKLAKQLDLFNKIIEKTEKTYEKIHKELPHIAPYILTQAHRRRVLLTLNIRELYHIARLRMDQTAQWDIRELSRKMVEQAQKVMPISLAFCCAKDQYDTFYQKYFKESLCQEKQR
- a CDS encoding PQQ-binding-like beta-propeller repeat protein translates to MKQRIFIISSLILLAVYWNCGNKAPNKPQKPDGPSSVIPGVPDTFSTVTTDPEGDNVKYQFGYKPEGGTESYTNWSDLVSSGTEYKTAITLTQPGKYYLRCQAKDQKGKISKWSDNYEVACGYGIQKWFFTCYDQQLEDYAEFNSTPAIDDQGNIYLGCSMGHIHALRPNGTELWRYPVDGEITSSIALAANGTIYACTREGKIYALYSNGTLKWQRNVGSEIVASPAIGQNNEVYVCTIDEGLFAIDANNNLKWVKDYIFGLSSVAVDRAHNLYVGSYEGFLFSLDSFGDMRWNEPFDAGDEIISSPAITPTGKICFGTQAVDSNFIILNPDGTVFKKVSLQGSISASPVIGSDGSIYIATEEGVLYRLNANGNVVWNIQTNGSFASSPAVVKYPQHSEDVIYFRVSWAMKGKKSSHKTFQDELDTLFYIKSDRTRLGTAVIPPIQYASAELISSPMVGSDGTIYIGGGYYEPDEPATPYGGVYAFSGRGVVANSCWPLFRQNRKNSGRIE
- the ileS gene encoding isoleucine--tRNA ligase, with protein sequence MKIPVPVPDFPAIEKEILKFWEEKKIFEKLRTKNKGNKKFSFLDGPITANNPMGVHHAWGRTYKDLFQRYKAMLGYDQRYQNGFDCQGLWVEVEVERELGFNSKRDIENYGIANFVNKCKERVLKYSKIQTQQSIRLGQWMDWDNSYYTMSDENNYTIWYFLKECHKHNWIYKGHDVMPWCPRCGTALSEHEIVTEGYKELTHPAIYLKFPIKGKDREYLLVWTTTPWTLSSNVACAVHPDLYYVKVKADTDIYYLIKSRIEVINGKYQILDEFLGKELLEMEYIGPYDELPAQKDVVHKVIPWDEVSGTEGTGIVHIAPGCGKEDFELGKEFNLPAIAPLTEDGYFLNNFGFLTGKNVKDSAQLIFDDLQKKGMVYKIEDYTHRYPVCWRCDSEVIFRLVDEWFISMDELRYKIMDSARQVRWIPEFGLERELDWLRNMQDWCISKKRYWGLALPIYDCQCGKFEVIGGKEELKERAVRGWEKFEGNSPHRPWIDEVKIRCNYCGQEISRILDVGNPWLDAGIVPFSTLHYLTDRKYWEQWFPADFITECFPGQFRNWFYAILAMSTVLENRAPFKTLLGHALVKDEYGEEMHKSKGNVIWFDEAAEKMGADIMRWIFTNHNPQENLHFGYQAAYETKRKLLTLWNIYSFFVNYARIDQPKLRLLSEHKDTDTFAGLPLTVLDQWILSRLNYVVQKVREHLDDFDPAPVPKIIDEFIDDLSSWYVRRNRRRFWKPGKDDDKLAAYQTLYECLVTLIKLIAPIMPFLSETIYQNIVRSIDPQAPESVHLNSFPEPKLTFYNPQLEREMALVRELISLGLSARKAGALKVRQPLPTIAIIGLNSEEKESLKKYFWLIQDELNIKSIEIFESEETFNLLRDNKNYLFSSKSEIEQTPKSKYKVAINKELTQELIEEGLARELVHKIQNLRKTAGFDIIDRIEFYYSATEKLGAAIKTFEDYICQEVLAVTIQPIKSDLANKEDFEIAGETLKVNQETVTVYLKRVPR